In the Klebsiella aerogenes KCTC 2190 genome, one interval contains:
- the rsxB gene encoding electron transport complex subunit RsxB, whose amino-acid sequence MSAVWIAVIAISLLGLIFGLILGYASRRFAVEDDPVVEKIDELLPQSQCGQCGFPGCRPYAEAVGTQGEKINRCAPGGEAVMLKIAALLNVDPQPIDGDEQQQDPVRMLAVIDEANCIGCTKCIQACPVDAIVGATRAMHTVMSDLCTGCNLCVAPCPTQCIDLRPVAQTTETWKWDLQAIPVRNIPVEQHV is encoded by the coding sequence ATGAGCGCTGTCTGGATAGCCGTGATCGCCATCAGCCTGCTCGGGCTGATTTTCGGCTTAATACTGGGGTACGCGTCGCGCCGTTTTGCGGTGGAAGACGACCCGGTGGTAGAAAAAATTGATGAGTTGCTGCCGCAAAGTCAATGCGGCCAGTGCGGCTTTCCTGGCTGCCGTCCCTACGCGGAAGCCGTGGGCACTCAGGGTGAAAAAATCAACCGCTGCGCCCCCGGCGGTGAAGCGGTCATGTTAAAAATCGCCGCATTATTGAACGTCGACCCGCAGCCTATTGACGGCGATGAGCAGCAGCAAGACCCGGTTCGCATGTTGGCGGTGATTGATGAAGCCAACTGCATTGGCTGCACCAAATGTATTCAGGCCTGCCCGGTTGATGCCATCGTTGGCGCGACCCGCGCCATGCATACGGTGATGAGCGACCTGTGCACCGGCTGTAATCTCTGCGTAGCCCCCTGCCCGACTCAGTGTATTGACCTGCGTCCAGTCGCTCAGACCACCGAAACCTGGAAATGGGACCTGCAGGCCATCCCGGTACGCAATATTCCTGTGGAACAACATGTTTAA
- the rsxA gene encoding electron transport complex subunit RsxA, with protein sequence MADYLLLFVGTVLVNNFVLVKFLGLCPFMGVSKKLETAMGMGLATTFVMTLASICAWLIDTWILIPLNLVYLRTLAFILVIAVVVQFTEMVVRKTSPALYRLLGIFLPLITTNCAVLGVALLNINLGHNFLQSALYGFAAAVGFSLVMVLFAAIRERLVVADVPAPFRGNAIALVTAGLMSLAFMGFSGLVKL encoded by the coding sequence ATGGCTGATTATTTACTGCTCTTTGTCGGTACTGTCCTTGTTAATAACTTCGTGCTGGTGAAGTTTCTTGGATTGTGCCCGTTTATGGGGGTTTCCAAAAAGCTGGAAACCGCTATGGGGATGGGACTGGCCACCACCTTTGTGATGACGCTGGCCTCAATTTGCGCCTGGTTGATTGATACCTGGATCCTTATCCCGCTGAACCTTGTTTATCTGCGCACCCTGGCCTTTATCCTGGTCATCGCGGTGGTGGTGCAATTTACCGAGATGGTGGTACGTAAAACCAGTCCGGCGCTGTATCGCCTGCTGGGGATCTTCCTGCCGTTAATCACCACCAACTGCGCGGTGCTGGGCGTGGCATTGCTGAATATTAACCTCGGGCATAATTTCCTGCAGTCCGCGCTGTACGGTTTCGCCGCCGCCGTTGGTTTCTCGCTGGTAATGGTGTTATTCGCCGCGATTCGCGAACGTCTGGTGGTTGCCGATGTTCCCGCGCCGTTTCGCGGTAACGCGATTGCGCTGGTGACCGCTGGATTAATGTCGCTGGCATTTATGGGCTTTAGTGGTTTGGTGAAGTTGTAA
- a CDS encoding DUF2569 domain-containing protein, producing MSSQSAERIGGWLLAPLAWLLLALLSTSLSLILYANALMAPQTWALLKAMSFGHLALWLASLLFAVAMWYYTLWLTIAFFKRRAVVPKHYIIWLLISLLLAIKAFAFSPISDLLAMRQLLFPLLAAALFAPYFRRSARVKRTFVNP from the coding sequence ATGTCCTCTCAATCTGCAGAACGTATCGGAGGATGGCTACTGGCGCCGCTGGCGTGGTTACTGCTCGCGTTGCTCAGCACCTCCCTGTCATTAATACTGTACGCGAATGCGCTGATGGCGCCGCAGACCTGGGCATTGCTGAAAGCCATGAGCTTTGGCCATCTGGCGCTCTGGCTGGCTTCACTGCTGTTCGCCGTCGCGATGTGGTATTATACCCTGTGGCTGACGATAGCGTTTTTCAAACGCCGCGCGGTGGTACCCAAACACTACATTATCTGGCTGCTTATTTCTCTGCTGCTGGCGATTAAGGCGTTCGCTTTTTCGCCGATTTCGGATCTTCTGGCCATGCGCCAGCTGCTGTTTCCGTTGCTCGCTGCGGCACTGTTTGCGCCCTATTTTCGACGCTCTGCGCGGGTTAAGCGGACCTTCGTCAATCCGTAA
- the ydgT gene encoding transcription modulator YdgT, with product MTVQDYLLKFRKISSLESLEKLFDHLNYSLSDTNEIVNMYRAADHRRAELVSGGKLFDVGQVPKSVWRYVQ from the coding sequence ATGACCGTACAGGATTATTTATTAAAATTCCGCAAAATTAGTTCGCTGGAAAGCCTGGAAAAACTTTTTGATCATCTTAACTATTCTCTCTCTGACACCAATGAAATCGTCAACATGTATCGCGCCGCCGATCACCGCCGCGCCGAGTTAGTCTCTGGCGGAAAACTGTTCGATGTAGGCCAGGTGCCGAAGTCGGTGTGGCGTTACGTGCAATAA
- a CDS encoding GH1 family beta-glucosidase, producing MAAFPQDFLWGAATAAYQVEGGHDADGKGPSIWDIYSHQPGTTFQGTNGDIAVDHYHRFREDVALMAEMGLQSYRFSISWPRLLPRGRGEVNEPGVQFYSDLIDELLAHNIEPMITLYHWDLPQALQDEGGWEARSTAEAFAEYARLCYQRFGSRVKLWATFNETIVFIGHGYINGCHPPAVRDPARAIQACHHVFIAHALAVKTFREMNINGQIGFVNVLQPHTPLTQSAEDIEATALADAIHTHWLYDPVLKGAYPDALLQQAQALWNVPRFAPGDDALLKENRCDFIGLNYYRRETVSATPQDGPGVGESGVDGLFYFVRNPQSTYTEWGWEIWPQGLTDGIMMIKERYGDIPIYITENGLGAKDPIIDGEIVDDPRIDYLSSHINALEKAIALGADVRGFYPWSFIDLLSWLNGYQKQYGFVYVDHQQNRARKRKKSYFWYQNVIASRGEQR from the coding sequence ATGGCCGCATTTCCGCAAGATTTTCTCTGGGGGGCAGCAACGGCCGCCTACCAGGTTGAAGGCGGGCACGATGCCGATGGCAAAGGCCCTTCTATTTGGGATATCTACTCGCACCAGCCGGGAACCACCTTTCAGGGCACCAATGGCGATATCGCCGTCGATCACTATCACCGCTTTCGTGAAGATGTCGCCCTGATGGCTGAAATGGGGCTACAAAGCTACCGCTTTTCTATCTCCTGGCCTCGGTTATTGCCTCGTGGCCGTGGTGAAGTCAATGAACCAGGCGTGCAGTTTTACAGCGATCTGATCGACGAACTGCTGGCGCACAATATTGAACCGATGATCACCCTTTATCACTGGGATTTGCCCCAGGCATTGCAGGACGAAGGGGGTTGGGAGGCTCGGAGCACAGCGGAAGCCTTCGCCGAATACGCACGACTGTGCTATCAGCGCTTCGGTTCCAGGGTCAAGCTGTGGGCAACCTTTAACGAAACCATTGTATTTATAGGCCACGGTTATATTAATGGCTGCCATCCACCGGCGGTACGCGACCCGGCTCGGGCCATCCAGGCTTGTCACCATGTCTTTATCGCCCACGCGCTGGCCGTTAAGACCTTCCGTGAAATGAACATTAACGGCCAGATAGGTTTCGTTAACGTCCTGCAGCCCCATACGCCGTTGACGCAAAGCGCCGAGGACATTGAGGCCACCGCGTTGGCCGATGCTATCCATACCCACTGGCTATACGATCCGGTACTCAAAGGTGCCTATCCAGACGCTTTGCTTCAACAGGCTCAGGCGCTGTGGAACGTACCGCGCTTCGCACCGGGCGACGACGCGCTGCTCAAGGAAAACCGCTGCGATTTTATCGGCCTGAATTATTATCGTCGGGAGACGGTCTCCGCCACGCCGCAGGATGGTCCAGGCGTTGGCGAGTCCGGCGTGGATGGATTATTTTATTTTGTCCGCAATCCGCAAAGTACTTATACCGAATGGGGTTGGGAAATTTGGCCGCAGGGATTAACCGACGGCATCATGATGATAAAAGAGCGTTACGGCGATATCCCAATCTATATCACCGAAAATGGTTTGGGGGCGAAAGATCCGATTATTGACGGTGAAATAGTCGACGATCCGCGAATTGACTATCTGAGTAGCCACATTAATGCGCTGGAAAAGGCAATAGCATTAGGTGCGGATGTCCGCGGTTTTTACCCATGGTCCTTTATTGACCTGCTAAGCTGGCTCAACGGCTATCAGAAGCAGTATGGCTTTGTCTACGTCGATCACCAGCAGAACCGCGCTCGCAAACGAAAAAAGAGTTATTTCTGGTACCAAAACGTTATTGCCAGCCGAGGCGAACAGCGTTAA
- the blr gene encoding division septum protein Blr encodes MTTVFTRIVELIGWVVFGVSAVLLVVAHQIDDYQSPPPASTVQAK; translated from the coding sequence ATGACGACTGTTTTTACCCGCATTGTAGAACTTATTGGCTGGGTTGTTTTTGGCGTTTCGGCTGTACTGTTGGTGGTTGCGCATCAAATTGATGATTACCAGTCCCCGCCTCCGGCCAGCACTGTACAGGCGAAATAA